ACCGGCGGCAGGCGTCGGCGATCCGGGCCAGGGCCGTCTGCCGGGCCGCCGGGTCGAGGTAGCGGTCGACCAGCGACCGGCTCAGCGCCAGCACGTCCTCGGCGATGATCACCTCGGTCTCGGCGGGCAGCGCCGCCTCGATCAGGTCCACCACCGCCGGCACCGGCCGTTCCCCGTCGGTGGCGGCGTCCAGCGCCTCGCCCCAGAGCAGCGCCCGGGCCAGCGGGTCGGCCAGCCGGGGCAGCAGGAGAGGCACGGCGTCGGCCGAGGCCGGGTCCAGACGGATCTTGGCGAACGTCAGGTCACCGTCGTTGGGCAGCAGGACCGCCGCCGCCGGCTCGCCGACCAACCCGGTGAGCACGGTACGACCGTCGTCGGCCTTCGGGTCGAGGTCGACCTCCTGCCGCTCGGCGGTGCCGTCGACGGTGTACCGGCCGACCCCGATACGGTGCGGACGCAGCACCGGGTGCGACGGCGGGGCGGTCTGCACCACGGCCACCTCGGCGTACCGGCCGTCGGCGTCCAGCCGCACCTCGGACCGCAGCGTGTTCACCTGCGCCGTACGCAGCCACGGCTCCGCCCAGTCGGTGAGGTCCCGGCCGCTGGCGGCACCCAGGCTGTCGAGCAGGTCCGCCAGGGTGGCGTTGCCGAACCGGTGTCGGGCGAAGTGATCGTTCAGACCGGCCAGGAACGCCTCGTCACCGAGCCAGGCGACCAGTTGCCGCAACACGCTGGCGCCCTTGGCGTACGAGATGCCGTCGAAGTTGAGCAGCCCCTGCGCCGCGTCGACCACCTCCTCGGGCGCGACGGGGTGGGTGGAGGGGCGCTGGTCGGCCGCGTACCCCCAGGCCTTGCGTTGCAGCGCGAAGGTCGTCCACGCCTGGTCGAACCGGGTCGCCTCGGCGGTGACCCGGGTGCCGAGGTACTCGGCGAACGACTCGTTCAGCCACAGGTCGTCCCACCAGCGCATGGTGACGAGATCACCGAACCACATGTGCGCCATCTCGTGGGCGATGGTGGTGGCCCGCTCCTCCCGCTCGGAGTCGGTGACCGCCGAGCGGAAGACGTAGTCGTCGCGGAAGGTCACCAGGCCCGGGTTCTCCATCGCCCCGGCGTTGAACTCCGGCACGAACGCCTGGTCGTACTTGCCGAACGGGTACCGCTCGGTGAAGAGCTGGTGGAACCGGTCCAGGCACTGCTTCGTGATGGTGAAGATCTCGTCGGCGTCGGCGTCCAGGTGCTCGGCCAACGACCGGCGGCAGTACACCCCCAGCGGGATGCCGTCGTGGCTGTCCCGCCGGACGTGCCAGGGGCCGGCGATCAGCGTGAAGAAGTACGTGGCGATGGGCAGCGTGGGGGTGAACTCCCAGCGCCCGGGTGCCGGGGTGGCGGCCAGCGCGCCGTTCGCCGCGACCGTCCAGTGCTCCGGTGCGGTGACCGCGAGCGTGACCGGCGCCTTCAGGTCGGGCTGGTCGAAGGCGGCGAAGATGCGTTGCACGTCGTCCAGGAAGGACATCGCGTACAGGTAGGTCTCACCGTCGGCCGGGTCCACGAACCGGTGCAGCCCCTCACCGGTGTTCGTGTACGCCATCTCCGCCTCGACGGTCAGCGTGTTCTCCTCGGCCAGCCCGGTCAGGACGAGCCGGTTGTCGTCCAAGGCGGCCGGGTCGAGGTCACGGTCGTTGAGGCGTACCGCCAGCAGGCTCGCGGGCTTCACCTCGGCGAAGGTCTCGCTGCCGGTGGCCCGGAACCGGATCGTGACCAGCGAGCGGAACCGCTCGTCGCCACCGGTGAGGTCGAGGTCCACGTGGTAGGAAACGACGGAGATCGACGCGCCACGCGCGGTCGACTCTGCACGGCTCAGGCTCGGCATCCGCTTATCCTGCCCGATGAGGCATCGAACGAGCTTCCCCAATTTCCCTGTACTGGAGGACTGACGCAATGACAGCGCACCCCAAGGGTGACTTCGACCTCTCCCGGGCGGTCTGGCAGCGGGCCGAGGGCGACACCTCGGAGGCGGCGGTGGAGGTCGCCTTCGTCGACGACCTCATCGGTATGCGTAACTCCGCCGAGCCGGACGGCCCGGTGCTGGTGTTCACGCAGGCCGAGTGGGACGCCTTCGTCGCGGGGGCCCAGGACGGCGAGTTCGACCTGGACTGAGCCCACCGCCGGTCGCCCCGGTCGGCGGGTTCGTCCCGCCGTGCCGGACCGGGGCACACGGTGCGCAGGGCCCCACCAGAGTCGTCATTTCTCCGGAGTCGCCCCCGACGGCGGCGCACATGCGAGATCGTCGGAGCCGGGGACCCACCCCGCGACGGTCGCGGGCTCACGGAGGTGACGACGATGGCGCACAGGTCGCTGGAGAAGCCGACCCGGCGCAGAACCCGCGCCCAGCTCGCCGCACTGGTGCTGGCGGTGGTCTTCCTCCTGATCGGGGTGCTCGGGTTCGTTCCCGGCATCACCACGAACTACGGCGAGTTGTCCTTCGCCGGCCACCACTCCGAGGCGAAGCTGCTCGGCGTGTTCCAGGTCTCGGTCCTGCACAACCTGGTCCACCTCGCCTTCGGGGTGGCCGGTCTGGCGCTGGCCCGCAGCGTGGCCGGGGCACGTCTGTTCCTGATCGGCGGCGGCGCGGTGTACCTGGTGCTCTGGATCTACGGCCTGGTCGTCGTCGACCAGGCGGGCGCCAACTTCATCCCGGTCAACGGCGCGGACAACTGGCTGCACCTCGGCCTGGCCCTGGGGATGCTGGCCCTCGGTCTGCTGCTCTCCCGCCGCGCGGGCACCGGCGGACGGCTGGACGACCCGCTGGACCGCCCCTGACCGGGCCCGACCACCTCGACGTGACGGTCGCCGGCAGTCGAACCCGTGTCGGCCGGTGGCGCGCTATCCGGCGTCGTCCGGTGCCGGAGCCGCCTCCACCTCGTCCTCCGGCCGCTGCCGGCGCGCCTTGCGGGCCGCCAACCGCTCCGCCGCGTTGGCCCGGTTCGTCTTCTCCTCCAGCCGCTCGTCGCGGCCACGGGAGCCCGGCACGTAGTCGGCCCCGGCGTAGAGGGTCGGCCGCCAGTCGAACTCCCGGTCCGCGATGCGCACCAGGTCGCCCGGCTGGGCACCGGCCTTCGCCAGGTGCTCCTCCACGCCGAGTCGGGCCAGCCGGTCGGCGAGGTAGCCGACCGCCTCGTCGTTGTCGAAGTTCGTCTGGCGCACCCACCGCTCCGGACGGCCACCGAGCACCGTGTAGGAGCCGTCGTCCTGCACCTCGACGGTGAACCCGGCGTCGTCCACCGCCCTGGGCCGGATCACGATGCGGGTCGGCTCGGCCGGCGGCACCGCGGCCCGCGCCTGTGCCACCAGCTCGGCCATCGCGTAGATGAACTCCTTGAGACCCTCCCGGGTGGCCGCCGACACCTCGAACACCCGCAGACCACGCGCTTCCAGGTCGGGCCGGACGATCTCGGCGAGGTCCCGGCCGTCGGGCACGTCGATCTTGTTCAGGGCCACCATGCGCGGCCGGTCTGCCAGACCGCCGTACTCGGCCAGCTCCGCCTCGATGGTGTCGATGTCGGCCAGTGGGTCCCGGCCCGGCTCCAGCGTCGCGGTGTCGATCACGTGCACCAGGACGGCACACCGCTCGACGTGCCGCAGGAACTCCAGCCCCAGGCCCTTGCCGGTGGCGGCACCCGGGATCAGTCCGGGCACGTCGGCGACGGTGAAGGTGTGGTTGTCGACCCGCACCACGCCGAGGTTCGGCACCAGGGTGGTGAACGGGTAGTCGGCGATCTTCGGCTTGGCGGCCGAGATCACCGAGATCAGCGACGACTTGCCGGCCGACGGGAAGCCGACCAGGCCGACGTCGGCGACGCTCTTGAGCTCCAGCACGACGTCCAGCTGCTCCCCCGGCTCGCCCAACTCGGCGAAACCGGGTGCCTTCCGGCGGGAGTTGGCCAGCGAGGCGTTGCCCCGGCCACCACGCCCGCCCCGGGCCACCTCGAAGGTGGTGCCGGCACCGACCATGTCGGCCAGCACGGTGCCGTCGGCAGTCTGCACGACCGTGCCGTCCGGCACGGTGAGCACCAGGTCGCCGCCGTTGGCGCCGTCCCGGTTGGAACCCGCGCCGCCGCGACCGTTCTGCGCCTTGACGTGCGGACGGAAGTGGAAGTCGAGCAGCGTGTGCACCTGCGGGTCGACCACCAGCGACACACTGCCGCCGTGGCCGCCGTTACCGCCGTCGGGGCCACCGAACGGCTTGAACTTCTCCCGGTGGATCGACACACAACCGTGCCCGCCGTCGCCGGCCTGCAGGTGCAGAACGACCCGGTCAACGAACGTCGTCACGCCGCAATCCTTCCAGCGGGGCGCTACCCCGCGTGAGAAATGACGAAGCGGGCCGGGACATCAGGTCCACGGCCCGCTTCGCCTCGAAGCTACTGCTGCGGCACGATGCTGACGGTCTTGCGACCGCGCCTGGTGCCGAACTGGACCGCACCGGCGGAGAGCGCGAAGAGCGTGTCGTCGCCTCCACGGCCGACCAGGTCACCGGGGTGGAACTTGGTGCCGCGCTGCCGGACGATGATCTCGCCCGCGCTGACGACCTGACCACCGAAGCGCTTCACGCCGAGCCGCTGGGCCGCGGAGTCACGGCCGTTACGCGAGCTGGACGCACCCTTTTTGTGAGCCATCTGAGAACGACCTACTTCCCGCTGGAGATGCCGGTCACCTTGACCTGGGTCAGCGGCTGGCGGTGACCCTGGCGCTTGTGGTAGCCGGTCTTGTTCTTGAACTTGTGGATCCGGATCTTCGGGCCCTTGGTGTGCGCGGCGATCTCGCCGGACACCTCGACCTCGGCAAGCTTGGCCGCGTCGGTCACCAGGTCGTCACCGTCGACGAGGAGCACCGCGGCGAGCTTCACCGCGTCGCCGGGGGCACCGGCGAGCTTCTCGACCTCGATCACGTCGCCCTCGGCGACCTTGTACTGCTTGCCGCCGGTCTTGACGATCGCGTACATCGGAGGCGGACTCCCTGTCGTTGAGGCTGCTGGCGGTCGTCCCCGCGGCGGCTCGCCGGGTAGCAGAGGCACGGCGGCGCGGGCACACGGGAACTCGGCACACCAAAGTGCGCCGCAGGCTAGCGTACGCCATGGTCGCGGCCGGTCCCAAACCGGGCCACCCCCACCGGAACCCGGGCCACCGCTCGGCCACCACCCGGTCACCGGCCGTGGCGTCACCCGGCCGGCCGCACCCGCGTCACGATACGCCGGAGCCCCGCCCGGCGGACGTCACCGCGGGCGGGGCTCA
Above is a window of Verrucosispora sp. NA02020 DNA encoding:
- the obgE gene encoding GTPase ObgE; this translates as MTTFVDRVVLHLQAGDGGHGCVSIHREKFKPFGGPDGGNGGHGGSVSLVVDPQVHTLLDFHFRPHVKAQNGRGGAGSNRDGANGGDLVLTVPDGTVVQTADGTVLADMVGAGTTFEVARGGRGGRGNASLANSRRKAPGFAELGEPGEQLDVVLELKSVADVGLVGFPSAGKSSLISVISAAKPKIADYPFTTLVPNLGVVRVDNHTFTVADVPGLIPGAATGKGLGLEFLRHVERCAVLVHVIDTATLEPGRDPLADIDTIEAELAEYGGLADRPRMVALNKIDVPDGRDLAEIVRPDLEARGLRVFEVSAATREGLKEFIYAMAELVAQARAAVPPAEPTRIVIRPRAVDDAGFTVEVQDDGSYTVLGGRPERWVRQTNFDNDEAVGYLADRLARLGVEEHLAKAGAQPGDLVRIADREFDWRPTLYAGADYVPGSRGRDERLEEKTNRANAAERLAARKARRQRPEDEVEAAPAPDDAG
- the rpmA gene encoding 50S ribosomal protein L27, producing MAHKKGASSSRNGRDSAAQRLGVKRFGGQVVSAGEIIVRQRGTKFHPGDLVGRGGDDTLFALSAGAVQFGTRRGRKTVSIVPQQ
- a CDS encoding DUF4383 domain-containing protein, with the translated sequence MAHRSLEKPTRRRTRAQLAALVLAVVFLLIGVLGFVPGITTNYGELSFAGHHSEAKLLGVFQVSVLHNLVHLAFGVAGLALARSVAGARLFLIGGGAVYLVLWIYGLVVVDQAGANFIPVNGADNWLHLGLALGMLALGLLLSRRAGTGGRLDDPLDRP
- a CDS encoding DUF397 domain-containing protein, which translates into the protein MTAHPKGDFDLSRAVWQRAEGDTSEAAVEVAFVDDLIGMRNSAEPDGPVLVFTQAEWDAFVAGAQDGEFDLD
- the rplU gene encoding 50S ribosomal protein L21: MYAIVKTGGKQYKVAEGDVIEVEKLAGAPGDAVKLAAVLLVDGDDLVTDAAKLAEVEVSGEIAAHTKGPKIRIHKFKNKTGYHKRQGHRQPLTQVKVTGISSGK
- the pepN gene encoding aminopeptidase N; the encoded protein is MPSLSRAESTARGASISVVSYHVDLDLTGGDERFRSLVTIRFRATGSETFAEVKPASLLAVRLNDRDLDPAALDDNRLVLTGLAEENTLTVEAEMAYTNTGEGLHRFVDPADGETYLYAMSFLDDVQRIFAAFDQPDLKAPVTLAVTAPEHWTVAANGALAATPAPGRWEFTPTLPIATYFFTLIAGPWHVRRDSHDGIPLGVYCRRSLAEHLDADADEIFTITKQCLDRFHQLFTERYPFGKYDQAFVPEFNAGAMENPGLVTFRDDYVFRSAVTDSEREERATTIAHEMAHMWFGDLVTMRWWDDLWLNESFAEYLGTRVTAEATRFDQAWTTFALQRKAWGYAADQRPSTHPVAPEEVVDAAQGLLNFDGISYAKGASVLRQLVAWLGDEAFLAGLNDHFARHRFGNATLADLLDSLGAASGRDLTDWAEPWLRTAQVNTLRSEVRLDADGRYAEVAVVQTAPPSHPVLRPHRIGVGRYTVDGTAERQEVDLDPKADDGRTVLTGLVGEPAAAVLLPNDGDLTFAKIRLDPASADAVPLLLPRLADPLARALLWGEALDAATDGERPVPAVVDLIEAALPAETEVIIAEDVLALSRSLVDRYLDPAARQTALARIADACRRLLDGAAPGESLQLAAARGLIAVTTDADLLGGWLAGRGVPAGLAVDTELRWSVLARLVVLGAAGAAEVAAEADTDPSAAGAERAATCRAALPDPAAKQAAWEIIVSNTELSNRLVEATAAGFWRPEQAELTAEYVPRYFDDMPAAARLRTPWVADRVAKLAFPRYAVARSTREAAEALLARDDLTPGLRRVVTDADDDLRRALHARSAVDGTPS